One genomic window of Ilyobacter polytropus DSM 2926 includes the following:
- a CDS encoding transposase, protein MMEEKRRYARFSEEKQKQIAELSFLKIKTKVELSNEYGITTNTVAAWEKKYFGGPKKDMELSAQDKEIIRLKNLLKEKEEDIEILKKATAIFSRKKR, encoded by the coding sequence ATGATGGAAGAAAAAAGAAGATATGCAAGATTTTCAGAGGAGAAACAGAAGCAAATCGCTGAGCTTTCTTTCCTTAAAATAAAAACAAAGGTAGAGCTATCAAATGAATACGGTATTACCACTAATACTGTTGCTGCCTGGGAAAAGAAATACTTTGGAGGTCCTAAGAAGGACATGGAGTTAAGCGCTCAAGACAAAGAAATTATCAGGTTGAAAAATCTACTTAAGGAAAAAGAAGAGGATATAGAGATCTTAAAAAAGGCTACAGCCATATTCTCAAGGAAAAAAAGATAA
- a CDS encoding IS3 family transposase → MFVEIHRNVHSISQICRALEVSRSGFNKFQNNKTTERKKKDQGILDSILEVRKNRHKRSYGAPRLKVELKDEYGIITSERRINRIMKENDISVNSTKKFKTGNEKSKRENITGNIVKRKFKVGRKNEVWVTDITYIWTSEGWLYLSTIMDLFSRRIIAYDIGKRMTSELVIDTLTRSFLLEEPEEELIIHSDQGSQYSSREYSNLVKKLGLIQSMSRRGNCYDNAVIESFHASLKKEMIYVEGLVTKRYMKAMVFDYIEFYNKERRHSFLGNVSPVEFEKIQKKLVLG, encoded by the coding sequence ATCTTCGTTGAAATACACAGAAATGTTCATTCTATATCTCAGATATGTAGAGCCCTAGAAGTCTCTCGAAGTGGTTTTAATAAGTTTCAGAATAACAAAACTACTGAGAGAAAGAAAAAGGATCAAGGGATTCTAGATAGTATTCTAGAGGTCAGAAAGAACAGACATAAGAGGAGCTATGGAGCCCCTAGACTAAAGGTTGAGCTCAAAGATGAATATGGCATAATAACAAGCGAAAGACGAATAAATAGAATAATGAAAGAAAATGATATATCAGTTAATTCTACCAAGAAGTTTAAAACAGGAAATGAAAAGAGTAAAAGAGAAAATATCACAGGAAATATTGTAAAAAGAAAATTCAAAGTAGGTAGAAAAAATGAGGTCTGGGTTACAGATATCACATATATTTGGACAAGCGAAGGTTGGCTATATTTAAGCACAATTATGGATCTTTTTTCTAGAAGGATTATCGCCTACGATATAGGTAAGCGCATGACTAGTGAGTTAGTAATAGATACTTTAACAAGGTCATTTTTACTGGAGGAACCAGAGGAAGAACTGATAATTCATAGTGATCAAGGATCGCAATATTCGAGTAGGGAGTACTCTAACCTTGTAAAGAAGCTAGGATTAATCCAATCTATGAGTAGACGTGGGAACTGTTATGATAATGCAGTAATAGAATCCTTTCATGCTTCTTTGAAGAAAGAGATGATTTATGTAGAAGGTTTAGTAACTAAAAGGTATATGAAGGCAATGGTATTTGATTACATAGAATTTTATAATAAAGAGAGGAGACACAGTTTCTTAGGAAATGTCTCCCCTGTTGAGTTTGAAAAAATACAGAAAAAATTGGTGTTAGGTTGA
- a CDS encoding DUF2779 domain-containing protein gives MIISKTKFMNFMKCDKYFEYFRAEEASNPYKEDKNEKFKEILYKLGESVDEENGLNELEAMMPYYNQVESVASEITKKYLPGEVHDRRNPYGQRLFEKEYGENKYFCYTDIVAETENDLNILEVKATSSRKFMDMKYNKIPIFEKGDDNVIRLRETSNPDLLQDKKYMKQREKLLDSGDKVGKYFYDLAYQYFIINGTPDKRTNYYLAVLNHEYVFDGEYSDDRNPIYSQNEDGNELITFIDISPLLNDYEKKIEEDIEYLEGLMETEEFDKPYLDGRCSGCDYESHCWKDIPEKNSILSYIGSHYGFEDDSGTKRQQYDLLNEGYINLLDIPDSWLKRENNIIQRNVVETGEAYTNREKIKDALETLKYPLYHLDFETFPCPLPRFRGEKPYSQSVFQFSLHIEKEPGVCHKEKDHYEFLADSHSDIRENFIKTMLEHIDLEAGGNVIVYNQSFEKTRVKELAEIFPKYKVDLEKLNEKIFDLLYIVKTNSNFYKGLGYSDPEAKLFNYYHEDLDSSFSIKKVLPVFSPLSYEGLAVYDGVQAMLTYADENLLKAKQKELKEYCKQDTWAMVEILEELRKLADQNL, from the coding sequence ATGATTATAAGTAAGACTAAATTTATGAATTTTATGAAATGTGATAAATACTTTGAATATTTTAGAGCTGAAGAAGCCTCAAACCCATATAAGGAAGATAAAAATGAAAAATTTAAGGAGATATTATATAAGTTAGGAGAATCAGTCGATGAAGAAAATGGACTAAATGAGTTGGAAGCTATGATGCCTTATTATAATCAGGTAGAATCTGTAGCATCTGAGATCACAAAAAAGTACTTACCTGGAGAAGTACATGATAGAAGGAATCCCTATGGACAACGACTATTTGAAAAAGAATACGGAGAGAATAAGTATTTTTGCTATACAGATATTGTTGCTGAAACTGAAAATGATCTGAATATTCTAGAAGTTAAAGCCACCTCAAGTAGAAAATTTATGGACATGAAGTATAATAAGATTCCTATTTTTGAAAAAGGTGATGATAATGTAATAAGATTAAGAGAGACATCAAATCCAGACTTATTACAGGATAAAAAATACATGAAACAAAGAGAAAAATTATTGGATTCAGGTGACAAAGTTGGTAAGTACTTTTACGACCTTGCATATCAGTATTTTATTATTAACGGAACACCTGACAAAAGGACGAATTACTATCTCGCTGTGTTGAACCATGAATATGTTTTTGACGGTGAGTATAGTGATGATAGAAATCCTATATATTCCCAAAATGAAGATGGGAATGAATTAATTACTTTTATAGATATATCTCCACTATTGAATGATTATGAAAAAAAGATAGAAGAAGACATAGAGTATTTAGAAGGCTTAATGGAAACAGAGGAGTTTGATAAACCTTATCTAGATGGAAGGTGTAGTGGCTGTGATTATGAAAGTCATTGCTGGAAGGATATTCCAGAGAAGAATTCTATTCTGTCATATATAGGAAGCCATTATGGATTTGAAGATGATAGTGGAACTAAGAGACAACAATATGACCTATTGAATGAAGGGTATATTAACCTTTTGGATATTCCAGATTCTTGGTTAAAAAGAGAAAATAATATAATTCAGAGGAATGTTGTTGAAACAGGTGAAGCTTATACTAACAGAGAAAAAATAAAGGATGCTTTAGAAACCCTTAAATATCCACTTTATCACTTAGATTTTGAAACATTCCCTTGTCCTTTACCCAGGTTTAGAGGAGAGAAGCCATATAGTCAATCGGTATTTCAGTTTTCATTACATATAGAGAAAGAACCAGGGGTTTGTCATAAGGAAAAGGACCACTATGAGTTTTTAGCTGATTCTCATAGTGATATAAGAGAGAATTTTATAAAAACTATGCTAGAGCATATTGACTTAGAAGCAGGTGGTAATGTTATCGTTTATAATCAATCCTTTGAAAAAACAAGGGTGAAGGAACTTGCTGAGATTTTTCCTAAGTACAAAGTGGATCTAGAGAAACTAAATGAAAAGATATTCGATCTGCTGTATATAGTGAAGACTAACAGTAACTTTTATAAGGGTTTAGGTTATAGTGATCCTGAAGCAAAGCTGTTTAATTATTATCATGAGGATTTAGATAGTTCCTTCTCTATAAAGAAGGTGTTGCCAGTGTTTAGTCCATTAAGCTATGAAGGGCTAGCTGTATATGACGGTGTACAAGCTATGCTGACCTATGCTGATGAAAACCTGTTAAAAGCAAAGCAAAAGGAATTAAAGGAGTATTGCAAGCAGGATACCTGGGCTATGGTTGAGATTTTAGAAGAGTTAAGGAAATTAGCAGATCAAAACCTTTAA
- a CDS encoding helix-turn-helix domain-containing protein — protein sequence MLDKEKAALILKKERTNQGLKQEFVIEDLKEKLGGKGISLKTLQRMEKGSPDVSEEKYIEMLHYYDIPHTEEGVKTLYEDNDFYNLLKEEGILEAAIEIDEKLSVQALKLIRELLNDLLMEAQNYEEPYLGEVQQVEKHITLIDMKIRASELQGKFLENNIILFFNKRDSYRIVESYSNKEPLKLEGISERELYFFKKDSPRVKQTKTGVNYITVENYNYKSFFKERERISKKYKFNSVDDLLMTFPNLRIKSEESITKEKGTEGIKKKEIEQQKMNVFKEIFKNFYYENERQKHHHDIFFIGEDPDAEENKYSCPEDWEEDFYRWYKK from the coding sequence ATGTTGGATAAAGAAAAGGCAGCTCTAATACTAAAAAAAGAAAGGACAAATCAAGGGTTAAAACAGGAATTTGTAATCGAAGATTTAAAAGAAAAACTAGGTGGTAAAGGGATTTCATTAAAAACATTACAGCGAATGGAAAAGGGTTCTCCTGATGTAAGTGAAGAAAAATACATAGAGATGTTGCATTATTACGATATTCCACATACTGAAGAAGGTGTAAAAACACTTTATGAGGATAATGATTTCTATAATTTACTTAAAGAAGAAGGAATTTTAGAAGCAGCTATAGAAATTGATGAAAAATTATCGGTACAGGCTTTAAAATTAATAAGAGAATTATTAAATGACCTACTTATGGAAGCTCAAAATTATGAAGAGCCCTACCTAGGAGAAGTTCAGCAGGTAGAAAAACACATTACACTTATTGACATGAAAATAAGGGCTTCAGAACTGCAGGGAAAATTCCTAGAAAATAATATAATATTATTTTTCAATAAAAGAGATAGCTATAGAATAGTTGAAAGCTATTCCAATAAAGAACCTTTGAAGTTGGAAGGAATTTCAGAGCGTGAACTTTATTTTTTTAAAAAGGATTCTCCTAGAGTAAAGCAGACAAAAACAGGGGTTAATTATATAACAGTTGAAAATTATAATTACAAAAGTTTTTTTAAGGAAAGAGAGAGAATTTCAAAAAAGTATAAGTTTAATAGTGTAGATGACCTACTTATGACGTTTCCAAACTTAAGAATTAAATCTGAGGAGAGCATCACTAAAGAGAAAGGAACGGAAGGTATTAAAAAGAAAGAAATAGAGCAACAAAAGATGAATGTTTTTAAGGAAATTTTTAAGAATTTTTATTATGAGAATGAAAGGCAAAAGCATCACCATGATATCTTTTTCATTGGAGAAGATCCTGATGCTGAAGAAAATAAGTATTCTTGCCCCGAAGATTGGGAGGAAGACTTTTATAGGTGGTATAAAAAATAA
- a CDS encoding DEAD/DEAH box helicase family protein, with protein MINQKPEDQARDNIDLILRRSGWAVQDKKSIDFSAAQGVAIAEYQTSTGPADYVLFVDGDPVGVVEAKREEEAHRLTEHEDQTKRYINSKLKYINNDTPLIFGYESTGVITHFTDYRDPLPRAREVFTFHRPETMARWFKEGESLRKSILKMPELNETGLRDCQINAIGNLERSFKDNKPKALVQMATGSGKTFTAVTSIWRLLESTKAKRVLFLVDTKNLGEQAESEFITYSPVNENRKFSEIYGVKRLNSPHIPNDNHVYISTIQRMYSILSNKELDESEEEINPNECGEDYNKKEPKEVVYNEKLPVEYFDFIIIDECHRSIYNVWKQVLDYFDAFFVGLTATPDNRTYAFFNENVVSEYDHEDAIADGVNVGYDTYLIDTKVSLAGGKLKAEENVEKREKLSRKKRWTQLDEDFEYDRAKLDKEVVNKSQIRNIIKEFKRSIEK; from the coding sequence ATGATTAATCAGAAACCTGAAGATCAAGCTAGGGATAATATAGATTTAATACTCAGAAGGTCAGGATGGGCTGTACAGGATAAAAAAAGTATAGACTTTAGTGCTGCCCAAGGAGTAGCCATAGCAGAATATCAAACAAGTACCGGACCAGCTGATTATGTTCTTTTTGTTGATGGTGATCCAGTAGGAGTTGTGGAAGCCAAGAGAGAAGAGGAAGCCCATAGATTAACTGAACATGAGGACCAGACTAAACGTTATATCAACAGTAAGCTCAAGTATATAAATAACGACACGCCATTGATTTTTGGGTATGAAAGCACTGGTGTAATAACACACTTTACTGACTATAGAGATCCGCTTCCAAGAGCCAGGGAGGTCTTTACTTTTCACAGGCCAGAAACAATGGCCAGATGGTTCAAGGAGGGAGAAAGTTTAAGAAAAAGTATCTTAAAGATGCCAGAGCTTAATGAAACTGGACTGAGAGATTGTCAGATTAATGCTATTGGAAATTTAGAAAGATCATTTAAAGACAATAAGCCAAAGGCCCTGGTTCAGATGGCAACTGGAAGTGGAAAGACCTTTACTGCGGTAACTTCTATCTGGAGGCTGTTAGAGTCTACCAAGGCGAAGAGAGTATTATTTTTAGTAGATACCAAGAACTTAGGGGAGCAGGCTGAGTCTGAATTTATAACTTATTCTCCAGTTAATGAGAACAGGAAGTTCAGTGAGATATATGGAGTAAAAAGACTGAACTCTCCTCATATCCCAAATGATAATCACGTATATATAAGTACTATCCAGAGGATGTACTCTATACTATCAAATAAGGAATTGGATGAAAGCGAGGAAGAGATCAATCCAAATGAGTGTGGCGAGGATTACAATAAAAAGGAACCTAAGGAAGTAGTTTATAATGAAAAACTTCCTGTGGAATATTTTGATTTTATAATTATAGATGAATGCCATAGATCTATCTATAATGTCTGGAAGCAGGTTTTAGATTATTTCGATGCTTTTTTTGTGGGACTGACTGCTACACCGGATAATAGGACATATGCTTTTTTTAATGAAAATGTAGTAAGTGAGTATGACCATGAGGATGCAATCGCTGATGGAGTTAATGTAGGGTATGACACTTATTTAATAGATACAAAGGTATCATTAGCAGGTGGAAAGTTAAAAGCTGAAGAAAATGTAGAAAAGAGAGAAAAGTTATCCAGAAAAAAAAGATGGACGCAGCTGGATGAAGATTTTGAGTATGACAGAGCAAAACTTGATAAAGAAGTTGTCAATAAAAGTCAGATAAGAAATATTATTAAAGAGTTTAAAAGATCAATAGAAAAATAG
- a CDS encoding type I restriction-modification enzyme R subunit C-terminal domain-containing protein has product MPKTLIFARTDSHAEDIIEVVREEFNKGNEFCKKITHKAKEDAKSLLSSFRNDYNPRIAVTVDMIATGTDVKPLECLLFMRDVRSRNYFEQMIGRGTRVIEHEALRKVTPSAVSKNHFIIVDAVGVTKSTKTDSRPLERKRGVSLKELLNGVLMGDTSEDTYLSLASRLSRLEQDMTDKEKKEFCKHSKDKPINITIHDLLDTHNPDKIEEEARRIFDTDISQVPDEDQLKEGKKSLGKKARMNFNGNLIEYLVGLKKSKEQIIDEKNLDEVIYSGWDKNRKDISKEVVEEFKGFIEENRDEIAALRLYYDTPYRRREVTFDMIKELMEILKKAKPRLAPLNVWRAYEEIEGAAGKSPKDELVALVSLVRRVCGIDEILTPYDSVVNRNFKNWIFDKHSGAKSKFTEKQMEWLRMLKDHIATSFHVEVDDLEYTPFISQGGIGGMYNLFGENMNDIIDELNEVLAA; this is encoded by the coding sequence ATTCCCAAAACACTTATATTTGCCAGAACAGACAGCCATGCTGAGGATATAATTGAGGTTGTAAGGGAGGAGTTTAATAAAGGGAATGAGTTTTGTAAGAAGATCACCCATAAGGCAAAGGAAGATGCTAAATCACTGCTGAGTTCCTTTAGAAATGATTATAATCCGAGAATAGCAGTAACTGTAGATATGATTGCAACGGGAACAGATGTAAAGCCTCTGGAATGCCTTCTTTTTATGAGGGACGTAAGGTCTCGTAACTACTTTGAGCAGATGATAGGAAGAGGAACAAGGGTAATAGAACACGAGGCTCTTAGGAAGGTAACACCTTCAGCTGTGAGTAAAAATCACTTTATTATAGTGGATGCTGTGGGAGTTACAAAGTCTACTAAGACAGATTCCAGACCTCTAGAAAGAAAGAGAGGGGTATCACTGAAGGAGCTGCTAAACGGGGTTCTTATGGGAGATACCAGCGAAGATACTTATCTGTCCCTTGCCAGCAGGCTATCAAGACTGGAGCAGGACATGACAGATAAGGAGAAGAAGGAATTTTGTAAGCATAGTAAGGATAAGCCTATAAATATAACTATACATGATCTGCTGGATACTCACAATCCAGATAAGATTGAAGAGGAAGCTAGAAGGATCTTTGATACTGATATTAGTCAGGTGCCAGATGAAGATCAACTAAAGGAAGGAAAGAAGAGTCTAGGAAAGAAAGCCAGGATGAACTTCAATGGAAACCTTATTGAATACCTTGTGGGCTTGAAGAAGTCCAAGGAACAGATCATAGATGAGAAAAATCTGGATGAGGTAATCTATTCAGGATGGGATAAGAATAGAAAAGATATCAGTAAAGAGGTTGTAGAGGAGTTTAAAGGATTCATAGAGGAAAACAGAGATGAGATTGCTGCACTGAGATTATATTATGATACTCCCTACAGAAGAAGAGAAGTAACCTTTGATATGATTAAGGAGCTTATGGAGATACTAAAGAAGGCAAAACCAAGGTTAGCCCCGCTAAATGTATGGAGGGCATATGAAGAGATAGAGGGAGCAGCAGGTAAATCTCCAAAGGATGAGTTAGTGGCCCTTGTATCCTTAGTAAGAAGGGTGTGTGGTATAGATGAGATACTCACACCATATGATAGCGTGGTAAATAGAAACTTTAAAAACTGGATATTTGATAAGCACTCTGGAGCTAAGAGTAAGTTTACAGAAAAGCAGATGGAGTGGCTGAGGATGCTAAAGGATCATATAGCTACTTCATTCCATGTGGAGGTTGATGATCTGGAATATACACCGTTTATATCTCAAGGGGGGATAGGGGGGATGTATAATCTCTTTGGTGAAAATATGAATGATATAATAGATGAGTTAAATGAGGTGCTGGCTGCATAG
- a CDS encoding restriction endonuclease subunit S, which produces MNDNKPIEWIKVPLIECVGIYDRYRKPISKIERDKRVSGKNCNDLFKYYGATGLAGYIDDYLLEGEYVILGEDGAPFLDSLKSKSYLVSGKFWVNNHAHILKSYFNNKFLLHYLNQFNYKNYVSGTTRLKLNQTSMKKIPIIVPPLAEQEEVVSRIESLFSELDNGIENLKRAQKQLKLYRQSILRDAFEGKLTEEWRRSNPDKVEDPEVLVEKIKEARVEYYENQLEEWKERVEEWKSRGEVGKKPSRPSKLKEFTLSTNKMKNIQGWTWMAFGNTFTESPQNGIYKPANLYGEGTKIIRIDNFYDGVINSKKTFKSLKLTEEEVEKYKLTNNNILINRVNSIDYLGKCGLCQNIDESTVFESNIMKITVDNKNIVSKFITLYLTSRIGISELRKNAKHAVNQASINQTDVSNVLAPICSLDEQNEVIKIVEEKLSICENLERTLRSSLKRSELLRQSILNKAFSGKLTKEWRKENQGLITGENSAENLLKKTKEEKEG; this is translated from the coding sequence ATGAATGACAATAAACCAATAGAGTGGATAAAAGTTCCTTTAATTGAATGTGTGGGTATATATGATAGATATAGAAAGCCAATTAGCAAAATAGAAAGAGATAAAAGAGTCAGTGGAAAAAATTGTAATGATCTATTCAAATATTATGGTGCGACAGGTCTAGCAGGATATATAGATGATTATTTATTGGAAGGAGAATATGTTATTTTAGGAGAAGATGGTGCTCCATTTTTAGATTCTCTTAAAAGTAAATCTTATCTTGTTAGCGGAAAATTTTGGGTAAATAATCATGCTCATATTCTTAAATCTTATTTTAATAATAAGTTTTTATTGCACTATCTAAATCAATTTAATTATAAAAATTATGTTTCGGGTACGACTAGACTTAAACTAAACCAAACTTCGATGAAAAAAATTCCAATAATTGTTCCTCCATTAGCTGAACAAGAGGAGGTAGTTTCAAGAATTGAATCTTTATTTTCTGAGCTAGACAATGGTATAGAAAACCTTAAGAGGGCTCAGAAGCAGCTGAAGCTATACAGACAGTCCATATTAAGGGATGCCTTTGAAGGTAAGCTTACAGAGGAGTGGAGAAGGAGTAATCCAGATAAGGTTGAGGATCCTGAAGTTCTTGTGGAGAAGATAAAAGAAGCAAGAGTGGAGTATTATGAGAATCAGCTGGAGGAGTGGAAGGAAAGAGTAGAGGAGTGGAAGAGTAGAGGAGAAGTTGGAAAAAAGCCAAGTAGGCCTAGTAAATTAAAAGAATTTACTTTATCAACTAATAAAATGAAAAATATTCAAGGGTGGACTTGGATGGCCTTTGGGAATACTTTTACAGAATCTCCACAAAATGGAATTTATAAACCTGCTAACTTATATGGAGAAGGAACAAAAATAATTAGGATTGATAATTTTTATGATGGTGTGATTAATAGTAAAAAAACATTTAAAAGTTTAAAATTAACAGAAGAAGAGGTAGAGAAATATAAATTGACAAATAACAACATATTAATTAATAGAGTCAATAGTATTGATTACCTAGGAAAATGTGGATTGTGTCAAAATATAGACGAATCCACAGTTTTTGAAAGTAATATCATGAAAATTACAGTTGATAATAAGAATATTGTATCTAAATTTATTACATTGTATTTAACTAGTAGAATAGGAATAAGTGAGCTAAGAAAAAATGCTAAGCATGCAGTTAACCAGGCAAGTATCAATCAGACAGATGTGTCAAATGTTCTTGCACCTATATGCTCTTTAGATGAGCAGAATGAAGTTATTAAGATTGTTGAAGAAAAGCTTTCTATTTGTGAAAATCTTGAGAGAACTCTTAGGAGTAGTCTGAAGCGATCTGAATTATTAAGGCAAAGTATCCTTAATAAAGCATTTAGTGGGAAACTAACTAAAGAGTGGAGAAAAGAAAACCAAGGATTAATAACAGGAGAAAATTCTGCAGAAAACCTATTGAAAAAAACCAAAGAAGAAAAAGAGGGATAA